Part of the Candidatus Desulfatibia profunda genome, TACAATAGAAGTGCCCCAGGGGAAAGATCGACCATATGTTTATAAAGGAGCCGTCTACGTGCGCCATGGATCTCAGACTCGGACCGCTGATTCTGCAACACTTAGAGAAATGGTACAATCAAAATCAATCGAACCAGAGCGCTGGGAACGACGTCCGGCTATGGCTCTAGAAGAGGAAGACCTTGATCCAGATGAGGTTTTTAAAACTGCTAAGGAAGGTGAAGAATCGAGACGTTTCACATTTTCAAATTCTAATGAAGTCATACCTATCTTAGAGGATTTAGGACTTTACCGTACCGGCAGCTTCTCACAAGCTGCTGATGTACTCTTTGCAAATAACCCGGCTTTGAGACATCCTCAGGTGCGTGTCCGGGCAACCCGTTATGCTGAGGACAAGGAGTCCGATCAATACCTGGATGATAAAGTGTTCCAAGGACCGCTCGTAAATATGCTCAACAACGTCATCAATTTTGTGAATCGGAATGTAGCGTTAACTGCTCATTTTGACGGTGATCGATTACGCCGCCAGGACCTGCCTGAATATCCCATGTATGCATTACGCGAAGCCTTGGTAAACGCATTTGCGCACCGAGACTACTCTGGATTCTCTGGTGGTATTTCTGTCGGAATATACCCTTCTCGCATTGAAATTTGGAATTCCGGACGTTTGCCTGAAGGTCTGAAACCGAGCGATCTGAGACGGAATCACCCTTCGGTGCCTACCAACCCGGATATTGCGCATGTGCTCTATATACGCGGACTGATGGAACGAGTTGGCCGCGGTACGCAGAAAATACTAACTTCTTGTAAGGATTATGGTTTACCTTCTCCCAAATGGATGGACAGACCCTCTGGTGTGACTCTGATTTTGTATTCAGCGCGATTATCATTAAGTGATGATATATTATTGAACAAACGACAGCAGGCATTGATGAAGGAGCTTTCATCAGGCAGTGAGATTACACCGGCTGAATATCGAAAACGATTTGCACCCGATGTATCTGAACGGCAGGCTCGAAGGGATTTATCGGAGTTGGAAGGTTTATCGATACTTGCACGCAAAGGAAAGGGAGCTGGCACCCGCTATCAACGGACGAACCGGACAT contains:
- a CDS encoding putative DNA binding domain-containing protein, whose amino-acid sequence is MIAAAIKKQIVNGENIGIEFITSVRDSSAIAKTICSFLNTKGGTVFCGVDDKGKIIGITDAQPAADNLQVFLNDAISPKALLSVGLDEENGKTIVTIEVPQGKDRPYVYKGAVYVRHGSQTRTADSATLREMVQSKSIEPERWERRPAMALEEEDLDPDEVFKTAKEGEESRRFTFSNSNEVIPILEDLGLYRTGSFSQAADVLFANNPALRHPQVRVRATRYAEDKESDQYLDDKVFQGPLVNMLNNVINFVNRNVALTAHFDGDRLRRQDLPEYPMYALREALVNAFAHRDYSGFSGGISVGIYPSRIEIWNSGRLPEGLKPSDLRRNHPSVPTNPDIAHVLYIRGLMERVGRGTQKILTSCKDYGLPSPKWMDRPSGVTLILYSARLSLSDDILLNKRQQALMKELSSGSEITPAEYRKRFAPDVSERQARRDLSELEGLSILARKGKGAGTRYQRTNRT